Proteins encoded by one window of Marixanthomonas sp. SCSIO 43207:
- a CDS encoding nitronate monooxygenase family protein, translating into MQNRITELFKIQHPLIQAGMIWNSGWRLASAVSNAGGLGIIGAGSMYPEVLLEHIQKCKKATDKPFGVNVPMLYPDIDKIMDIIISEGVKIVFTSAGNPKTYTPKLKEHGITVVHVVSSVKFALKSQEAGVDAVVAEGFEAGGHNGRDETTTFTLIPMVKEQIDIPLIAAGGIATGRGMLAAMVLGADAVQVGSRFVASEESSSHQAFKKMVVDAKEGDTMLTLKELAPVRMLKNKFFEDVMQLYTTNPKKEELIELLGRARAKKGMFEGDLEEGELEIGQIAGLIHDIKPAAQIVEEMITEFDQAKKAVINY; encoded by the coding sequence ATGCAAAATAGAATTACCGAACTTTTTAAAATACAACACCCTTTAATACAAGCCGGAATGATATGGAACAGCGGTTGGCGCTTGGCTAGCGCTGTTAGTAATGCCGGTGGTTTAGGGATTATTGGTGCAGGCTCGATGTACCCCGAAGTACTTCTTGAACACATCCAAAAATGTAAAAAAGCTACAGATAAGCCTTTTGGTGTAAATGTTCCTATGCTATATCCCGATATTGATAAAATCATGGATATAATCATTTCTGAAGGAGTAAAAATTGTATTTACTTCAGCGGGAAACCCAAAAACATACACACCAAAACTTAAAGAACATGGCATAACTGTAGTACACGTAGTTAGCAGCGTAAAGTTTGCATTAAAATCGCAAGAAGCAGGTGTAGATGCAGTTGTAGCTGAAGGTTTTGAGGCCGGAGGTCACAACGGTAGAGATGAAACTACAACATTCACCTTAATACCAATGGTAAAAGAGCAAATTGACATTCCGTTAATTGCAGCCGGAGGTATTGCCACAGGTAGGGGTATGCTTGCGGCAATGGTTCTGGGAGCAGATGCTGTACAGGTAGGAAGTCGTTTTGTAGCTAGTGAAGAATCAAGTTCGCATCAAGCCTTCAAAAAAATGGTAGTTGATGCCAAAGAAGGAGACACCATGTTAACATTAAAAGAACTTGCTCCCGTTCGTATGTTAAAGAATAAGTTTTTTGAAGATGTAATGCAGTTGTATACAACAAATCCAAAAAAAGAAGAACTTATTGAGCTTTTAGGAAGAGCTAGAGCGAAAAAAGGAATGTTTGAAGGAGACTTGGAAGAGGGCGAACTAGAGATTGGACAAATAGCCGGATTGATACACGATATTAAACCAGCCGCACAAATTGTTGAAGAAATGATAACCGAATTTGACCAAGCAAAAAAGGCCGTTATTAATTATTAA
- a CDS encoding S8 family serine peptidase: MKKILLLITILTTQIGMAQEDALVFFEPKDPTVVSQALANPISILTQDALDRKQLHGTPIDERDVPLNETYKAEVNNSTGITVLAKSKWMNAVYVRGSQTNINNLLNLEFVTSVEFADKDLNFNKPVGNVTDKFEVENQQQRVVYNYGDAENQTEMLSVDYLHENDFTGEGMVVAFMDNGYPGVMTNPAYENLRNEGRLLGGYDFVERTASYEGTGNHGANTLSDAAAFLDGQFVGTAPDASYYLYVTEDGNSETPLEEALWVEALERADSLGVDVVNTSLGYQDFDNSNYDHTYQDLDGQTTIGARGANHAFDKGMLLVTSAGNDGFGFTYVGTPGDSPGMLTIGAVDSNGNYASFSSIGPTVDGRVKPDVMAQGEFAAIVDRFGDVTFSNGTSFSSPIMAGSVASFWQVRPQTPNSEIMQIIRESASMYNNPSDEMGYGIPNFENAYNALMQLSIEDEMLENNFAIYPNPVTTDVNISFPKQFSDATFTIYNVLGEQVKRAIVSKNNNKVDVSHLSAGVYIATIQSQNKKTSFKLIKK; the protein is encoded by the coding sequence ATGAAAAAAATACTTTTACTCATTACAATATTAACAACACAAATAGGCATGGCTCAAGAAGATGCCCTAGTATTTTTTGAGCCAAAAGATCCGACTGTGGTATCACAAGCATTAGCAAATCCTATTTCTATATTAACCCAGGATGCTTTAGATAGAAAACAGCTTCATGGTACTCCTATTGATGAACGTGATGTACCGCTTAATGAAACGTACAAAGCCGAAGTTAACAACAGTACCGGAATAACGGTTCTTGCTAAGTCAAAATGGATGAACGCTGTTTATGTGCGTGGTTCGCAAACAAATATCAATAACCTATTAAATTTAGAATTTGTAACATCTGTAGAGTTTGCTGATAAAGATTTAAACTTTAATAAACCTGTCGGAAATGTTACGGATAAGTTTGAAGTTGAAAATCAACAACAGCGCGTAGTGTATAATTATGGAGATGCTGAAAACCAAACTGAAATGCTTTCAGTTGATTATCTTCATGAAAACGATTTTACAGGAGAAGGAATGGTTGTAGCTTTTATGGATAATGGGTATCCGGGAGTTATGACAAACCCTGCTTATGAGAATCTTAGAAACGAAGGTAGGTTATTAGGAGGATATGATTTTGTTGAACGTACAGCAAGTTATGAAGGTACCGGAAATCACGGAGCAAACACACTTAGTGATGCGGCAGCTTTTCTAGACGGTCAATTTGTTGGTACAGCTCCAGATGCTTCTTATTATTTATATGTTACTGAAGACGGAAACAGCGAAACACCTTTAGAAGAGGCCTTATGGGTTGAAGCTTTGGAACGAGCAGACAGTCTTGGAGTTGATGTGGTAAATACTTCATTAGGATATCAAGATTTTGATAATTCAAATTATGATCACACATATCAAGATTTAGATGGTCAAACTACAATAGGTGCTCGTGGTGCCAATCACGCTTTTGACAAAGGAATGCTTCTGGTAACCTCTGCCGGGAATGACGGTTTTGGTTTTACCTATGTAGGAACTCCAGGAGACTCACCGGGAATGCTAACAATTGGAGCTGTAGATTCAAATGGAAATTATGCAAGTTTTAGCTCGATAGGGCCAACTGTAGATGGACGTGTAAAACCGGATGTAATGGCTCAAGGTGAGTTTGCTGCAATTGTAGATCGTTTTGGTGATGTGACTTTCAGCAATGGTACGTCTTTTAGTTCACCTATTATGGCTGGATCGGTTGCTTCTTTTTGGCAGGTACGACCACAAACACCAAATAGTGAAATAATGCAAATTATTAGAGAGTCTGCATCTATGTATAACAATCCCTCAGATGAGATGGGCTATGGTATACCAAACTTTGAAAATGCCTATAACGCGCTTATGCAGTTAAGTATTGAAGATGAAATGCTGGAAAATAACTTTGCTATTTATCCTAACCCTGTAACTACAGACGTTAATATTTCATTCCCTAAGCAATTTTCTGATGCAACTTTTACTATTTATAATGTATTAGGTGAGCAAGTTAAGCGTGCAATTGTTTCAAAAAATAATAATAAAGTAGATGTATCTCACCTTTCTGCGGGTGTATACATTGCTACCATACAATCTCAAAACAAGAAAACTTCTTTCAAATTAATTAAGAAATAA
- the mnmA gene encoding tRNA 2-thiouridine(34) synthase MnmA, producing the protein MENNTQKRVVVGLSGGVDSSVAAYLLKEQGYEVIGLFMKNWHDDSVTISNECPWLEDSNDAMLVAQKLGIPFQTVDLSEEYKERIVDYMFNEYEMGRTPNPDVLCNREIKFDVFLKIALELGADYVATGHYCRKGTVEKDGTTTYQLLSGKDANKDQSYFLCQVSQQQLAKALFPVGELLKSEVRKIASEQNLITAEKKDSQGLCFIGKVRLPEFLQQQLKPKEGIIIEVPSAFSEYNKATPEFTSEEEKLQFLSEKKTYTINDGNEVGKHQGAHFFTKGQRKGLAVGGTKEPLFVIDTDVKENVIYTGQGKNHPGLYRRGLFVKNEEIHWVREDLQMQVDETKEIKARIRYRQPLEKATLHQTISGLYVIFEKPQSAITEGQFVAWYQDDELLGSGVIS; encoded by the coding sequence GTGGAAAATAATACCCAAAAACGTGTTGTTGTAGGATTAAGTGGCGGCGTAGACTCTAGCGTAGCAGCTTATCTTTTAAAAGAACAAGGATATGAAGTTATCGGTCTTTTTATGAAAAATTGGCATGATGATTCGGTGACTATTTCAAATGAATGTCCTTGGCTTGAAGATAGTAATGATGCCATGCTAGTAGCGCAAAAACTAGGCATTCCATTTCAAACGGTAGACTTAAGTGAGGAATACAAAGAACGTATAGTTGATTATATGTTTAATGAATATGAAATGGGACGCACCCCAAACCCCGATGTTCTTTGTAACCGAGAAATTAAATTTGATGTATTTTTAAAAATCGCACTTGAACTAGGTGCAGATTATGTGGCAACCGGTCATTATTGCAGAAAAGGAACCGTTGAAAAAGATGGTACTACCACTTATCAATTACTTTCAGGTAAAGATGCAAATAAAGATCAGTCATATTTTTTATGTCAAGTTTCACAGCAACAACTGGCAAAAGCATTGTTTCCGGTAGGAGAATTATTAAAATCTGAAGTTAGAAAAATAGCTTCGGAACAAAATCTTATCACCGCAGAAAAGAAAGACTCTCAAGGTCTTTGTTTCATTGGTAAAGTTAGGCTTCCGGAGTTTTTACAACAGCAATTAAAACCAAAGGAAGGGATTATAATTGAAGTTCCTTCTGCGTTTTCAGAATATAATAAAGCTACGCCCGAGTTTACTTCCGAAGAAGAAAAGCTACAGTTTCTTTCAGAAAAGAAAACCTATACTATTAACGATGGTAATGAAGTGGGTAAACATCAAGGAGCCCATTTTTTTACTAAAGGACAGCGTAAAGGCCTAGCCGTTGGAGGAACCAAAGAACCATTATTTGTGATTGACACAGATGTAAAAGAGAATGTAATTTATACCGGTCAAGGAAAAAATCACCCCGGTTTGTATCGCCGCGGACTTTTTGTAAAAAATGAAGAAATTCATTGGGTGCGTGAAGACTTACAAATGCAAGTAGATGAAACGAAAGAAATAAAGGCAAGAATACGGTATAGACAACCTTTGGAAAAAGCAACTTTACATCAAACTATTTCAGGTCTTTATGTTATATTTGAAAAACCACAATCTGCCATTACTGAAGGTCAATTTGTTGCTTGGTACCAAGACGATGAATTATTGGGGAGTGGTGTAATTTCTTAA
- a CDS encoding toxin-antitoxin system YwqK family antitoxin — protein MKQASLILVAFLVSFQFSFSQESINQFDQNGKRHGKWKKYYPGTKQLRYEGQFNHGVETGTFQFYCEDCKNQPMAIKEFSSDGKTANVKYFTIEGKLVSEGKMEGKNRIGEWVYFHKGSNEVMTREHYTNGALHGVKTTFYPNGNKTEETHYQNGMKQGDNIYYSPEGVMLKKLQYKDDKLQGPATYYDANGNITIKGYYKNGKKDGVWEYYKDGQIQTTETFPKKENRN, from the coding sequence ATGAAACAAGCGTCATTAATTTTAGTAGCTTTTTTAGTAAGCTTTCAGTTTTCCTTTTCGCAAGAATCCATAAATCAATTTGACCAAAATGGAAAACGCCATGGTAAGTGGAAAAAATACTATCCCGGTACCAAGCAACTTCGGTATGAAGGACAATTCAACCATGGAGTAGAGACAGGTACGTTTCAGTTTTATTGTGAAGATTGTAAAAATCAGCCCATGGCTATTAAGGAGTTTTCATCAGACGGTAAAACCGCCAATGTAAAATACTTTACAATAGAAGGAAAATTGGTTAGTGAAGGAAAAATGGAAGGAAAAAATAGAATAGGAGAGTGGGTGTATTTTCATAAAGGATCTAATGAAGTCATGACCCGTGAACATTATACTAACGGAGCGTTACACGGTGTTAAAACTACCTTTTACCCTAATGGAAATAAAACCGAAGAAACCCATTACCAAAACGGAATGAAACAAGGTGATAATATATATTATTCTCCTGAAGGTGTGATGCTTAAAAAACTTCAGTATAAAGATGATAAACTACAAGGACCAGCCACGTATTATGATGCCAACGGAAATATTACAATAAAAGGATATTATAAAAATGGAAAAAAGGATGGAGTTTGGGAATATTACAAAGACGGTCAAATACAAACTACCGAAACATTCCCAAAAAAAGAAAACCGAAACTAA
- the yidC gene encoding membrane protein insertase YidC, translated as MEKKNFDVNSLIGFVLIGAILVWMLYLQKPSEEEQAEKAKTEAAAKQKENSDTKEDTTLEEATQELASVNAQDSAAVANLKNRLGSFAYSGTLPSATENTTVIENEVLYLEVSNKGGYITKARLKNHTTYDSLPVSLIKDGNSTLNLQFSSENRLLNTKDLFFEPSLSKNGENSVLTMRLKTSENNFIEYRYELLPDEYMLNFSIKSQGLDNVINTSQPIYLDWNFKGYRHAKSITYENRYSRLTYEYEDEDHDKLSPTGEDDELEKDVTWMNFRQHFFSSMLLTDTPFKEVSFTSKDLVEDEEIDTVYTKKYGAKMLLEPKAGGLSYNMNMYYGPTDYQILNDYGRNLDDAMPLGWGIFGMINKYIIIPLFGFLSGFLPAGIAIICLTILIKLLLSPVQYKQYLSQAKMKILRPEIEEIREKYGDNKMKIQQETMKLQSAAGASPLQGCLPALLQLPVFYALFTFFPSAFDLRQKSFLWADDLSSYDVIAHLPFHIPFYGDHVSLFPILASIAIFIYMMMTTGQTMQAQQQPGMPNMKFIMYLSPLFMLVFFNNYASGLSLYYLTSNLITIGIMLVIKNFIIDENKVHAKIEKKKKQPKKQNRFQRKMAEMMEQAEEQKKAQKRK; from the coding sequence ATGGAAAAAAAGAATTTTGACGTAAACTCCCTTATTGGGTTTGTATTAATAGGAGCCATTTTGGTATGGATGCTTTACCTTCAAAAACCTTCTGAAGAAGAGCAAGCCGAAAAAGCCAAAACCGAAGCTGCAGCAAAACAAAAAGAAAATTCAGATACAAAAGAAGATACTACGCTTGAGGAAGCAACACAAGAATTAGCTTCTGTCAATGCGCAAGATTCTGCTGCGGTAGCCAATTTGAAAAACAGATTGGGTTCATTTGCGTATTCGGGGACATTGCCTTCAGCTACCGAAAACACGACTGTAATAGAAAATGAAGTTTTATACCTAGAGGTAAGCAATAAAGGAGGGTATATTACCAAAGCTCGATTAAAAAATCATACTACGTATGATTCGTTACCTGTAAGTTTAATTAAAGACGGTAACAGTACGCTTAATTTGCAATTCTCTTCAGAAAATAGATTACTTAATACCAAAGACCTGTTTTTTGAGCCATCTCTGAGTAAAAATGGAGAAAATAGCGTATTAACTATGCGCTTAAAAACTTCAGAAAATAACTTTATTGAATATCGATATGAGTTATTACCTGATGAATATATGCTTAATTTCAGTATAAAATCTCAAGGCTTAGACAATGTAATCAATACATCACAACCTATTTATCTAGATTGGAATTTTAAAGGATATAGGCATGCTAAAAGTATTACATATGAAAATCGTTATAGCCGTTTAACTTATGAATATGAAGATGAGGACCACGATAAGTTGTCTCCTACGGGCGAAGATGATGAGCTAGAGAAAGATGTAACTTGGATGAATTTCCGCCAGCATTTTTTCAGCTCAATGCTTTTAACAGACACTCCTTTTAAGGAAGTTTCATTTACTTCAAAAGATCTTGTTGAAGACGAAGAAATAGACACCGTTTACACAAAAAAGTATGGAGCCAAAATGCTTTTAGAGCCCAAAGCAGGAGGTCTTTCTTATAATATGAATATGTATTATGGCCCGACTGATTATCAAATACTGAATGATTATGGTAGAAACTTAGATGATGCCATGCCATTGGGTTGGGGTATTTTTGGGATGATAAATAAATATATAATCATTCCACTTTTTGGTTTTTTAAGTGGCTTTTTACCTGCCGGAATTGCAATTATCTGCTTGACAATTCTTATAAAGCTATTGTTATCACCTGTACAATACAAACAATACTTATCACAGGCAAAAATGAAAATTTTACGTCCTGAGATTGAAGAGATTCGTGAAAAATACGGTGACAATAAAATGAAGATTCAACAAGAAACAATGAAGCTTCAAAGTGCTGCAGGAGCCAGTCCATTGCAGGGATGTTTACCGGCATTATTGCAGTTACCTGTTTTCTATGCTTTATTCACATTCTTTCCATCGGCTTTTGATTTACGTCAAAAAAGCTTTTTATGGGCAGATGATCTTTCAAGCTATGATGTTATTGCACATTTACCTTTTCATATTCCTTTTTATGGAGATCATGTAAGTTTATTCCCAATTCTTGCATCGATTGCAATTTTCATATACATGATGATGACTACGGGACAAACAATGCAAGCGCAACAGCAACCGGGTATGCCAAATATGAAGTTTATCATGTACCTGTCTCCGCTGTTTATGTTGGTGTTTTTCAATAACTATGCAAGTGGCTTATCATTGTATTATTTGACTTCAAACTTGATTACTATTGGAATCATGCTAGTTATTAAAAATTTCATCATCGATGAAAATAAAGTGCACGCAAAAATTGAGAAAAAGAAAAAACAACCTAAAAAACAAAATCGTTTTCAGCGAAAAATGGCTGAAATGATGGAGCAAGCCGAAGAGCAAAAAAAAGCTCAAAAGCGTAAATAA
- a CDS encoding CTP synthase, with amino-acid sequence MSTTKYIFVTGGVSSSLGKGIIAASLAKLLQARGYRVTIQKLDPYINVDPGTLNPYEHGECYVTDDGAETDLDLGHYERFLNVNTSQANNVTTGRIYQSVIEKERRGEFLGKTVQVVPHITNEIKERIQQLGSTGEYDIVITEIGGTVGDIESLPYIEAVRQLRWELGDDNALVIHLTLIPFLSAAGELKTKPTQHSVKTLMESGIKADILVCRTEHDLSDDLRKKLALFCNVKQEAVIQSIDASTIYDVPNMMLQEGLDTVTLQKLGIETTTEPDLTRWNQFLERHKNPKGEVNIGLVGKYVELQDSYKSILESFIHAGAENEVKVNVEYIHSEYINKNNSEAKFKNLDAILVAPGFGERGIEGKVEAVRYARENKLPFLGICLGMQMAVIEYSRNVLGIKDANSTEMNPQTPNPVINLMEDQKSITDMGGTMRLGSWKCDVKADSIIGSVYNSKTIEERHRHRYEYNNKYKEQLEAAGMIATGINPDTQLVEVVEVPSHPWFVGVQYHPEYKSTVANPHPLFVAFVKAAHQHAEKN; translated from the coding sequence ATGAGCACTACCAAATACATCTTCGTTACGGGCGGAGTATCATCATCTTTAGGAAAAGGAATTATCGCTGCTTCACTTGCTAAGTTGCTGCAAGCTAGGGGGTATCGAGTAACTATTCAAAAACTAGATCCTTACATCAATGTAGATCCGGGAACATTAAATCCATATGAACACGGTGAGTGTTATGTAACAGATGATGGAGCCGAAACAGATCTTGATTTAGGTCACTACGAGCGTTTTTTAAATGTAAATACCTCTCAGGCAAATAACGTAACAACAGGTAGAATTTATCAAAGTGTTATTGAAAAAGAACGCCGCGGAGAGTTTTTAGGAAAAACAGTTCAAGTTGTTCCTCATATCACAAATGAAATAAAAGAACGAATACAACAACTAGGCTCTACCGGTGAATATGATATTGTCATTACCGAAATAGGAGGAACAGTTGGTGATATAGAATCATTGCCGTACATAGAAGCCGTACGTCAATTAAGATGGGAACTGGGCGATGATAACGCTTTAGTTATTCATTTAACATTAATACCATTTTTATCTGCAGCAGGTGAGCTTAAAACCAAGCCAACCCAACACTCTGTCAAAACGTTGATGGAAAGCGGTATTAAAGCAGATATTTTAGTCTGCCGAACAGAACACGACCTTTCAGATGATCTTCGGAAAAAACTAGCGTTATTCTGTAATGTAAAACAAGAAGCTGTAATACAATCAATAGACGCTTCTACTATTTATGATGTTCCCAATATGATGTTGCAAGAGGGGCTTGATACCGTAACGCTTCAAAAATTAGGAATTGAAACTACCACCGAACCAGATTTAACACGTTGGAATCAATTTTTAGAACGTCACAAAAACCCAAAAGGTGAAGTAAACATTGGCTTAGTAGGCAAATATGTAGAATTACAGGATAGTTATAAATCTATTCTAGAATCTTTTATTCACGCCGGAGCTGAAAATGAAGTAAAAGTAAACGTAGAATATATTCATTCAGAATACATTAATAAAAATAATAGCGAAGCAAAGTTTAAAAACTTAGATGCCATTCTTGTAGCACCAGGTTTTGGAGAACGAGGAATTGAAGGAAAAGTTGAAGCTGTTCGGTATGCAAGAGAAAATAAGTTGCCATTTTTAGGTATTTGTTTGGGTATGCAAATGGCCGTAATAGAATACAGCCGAAATGTTCTAGGCATTAAAGATGCCAATTCTACCGAGATGAACCCACAAACACCCAACCCGGTGATTAATTTAATGGAAGATCAAAAAAGTATTACCGATATGGGAGGAACCATGCGATTAGGTTCGTGGAAATGTGATGTAAAAGCTGACAGTATTATAGGTTCTGTTTATAATTCAAAAACTATTGAAGAAAGACATCGTCACCGGTATGAATACAATAATAAATACAAAGAACAACTTGAAGCGGCAGGTATGATTGCTACGGGAATCAATCCAGATACACAATTAGTAGAGGTTGTTGAAGTACCGTCACACCCTTGGTTTGTTGGTGTTCAATATCATCCAGAATACAAAAGTACAGTTGCCAATCCACATCCGTTGTTTGTTGCTTTTGTAAAAGCTGCTCACCAACATGCTGAAAAAAATTAA
- a CDS encoding DUF3820 family protein, giving the protein MSAGNQPNPKHLEELANYKMPFGKYKNQYLVNIPEPYYVWFKQKGFPEGKLGNLMREMYEIKVNGLEDLLKKLIKR; this is encoded by the coding sequence ATGAGCGCTGGAAATCAACCTAACCCCAAACATTTGGAAGAATTGGCAAACTACAAAATGCCTTTCGGAAAATACAAAAATCAATACCTAGTCAATATCCCTGAACCTTATTATGTTTGGTTTAAGCAAAAAGGATTTCCCGAAGGAAAACTGGGTAACCTTATGAGAGAAATGTATGAGATTAAGGTAAATGGTCTTGAAGATCTTTTAAAGAAACTTATTAAAAGATAA
- a CDS encoding DUF922 domain-containing protein, which produces MNFFIVLAAFFCTFFPSEAYKEKISWNEKRALTWQDFKGKPQSDADFVASTNSGMSFSFSYSEKNGKRSMEYSVVCNFYPQESWYKPGHVSEYILKHEQTHFDISELHARKLRKRMDETSFSKNVKKEVEALYQQTEHERRQMQNDYDFESDHSKNKEGEYRWRAKVAQELKKYERWKST; this is translated from the coding sequence ATGAATTTTTTTATTGTTTTAGCGGCATTTTTTTGCACTTTTTTTCCTTCTGAAGCGTATAAAGAAAAAATCTCTTGGAATGAAAAAAGAGCGCTTACTTGGCAAGATTTTAAGGGCAAACCACAATCTGATGCAGATTTTGTAGCCAGCACCAATAGCGGAATGTCTTTCTCTTTTTCCTATTCTGAAAAAAACGGTAAACGTTCTATGGAATATTCGGTTGTTTGTAATTTCTATCCACAAGAATCTTGGTATAAACCAGGTCATGTTTCAGAATATATTTTAAAACATGAGCAAACGCATTTTGATATTTCTGAACTTCATGCCAGAAAATTAAGAAAGCGAATGGATGAAACATCTTTTTCAAAAAATGTTAAGAAAGAAGTTGAAGCCCTTTACCAACAAACCGAACACGAACGCCGGCAAATGCAAAACGATTATGACTTTGAAAGCGATCACTCAAAGAACAAAGAAGGAGAATATCGTTGGAGAGCCAAAGTTGCACAAGAATTAAAAAAATATGAGCGCTGGAAATCAACCTAA
- a CDS encoding OsmC family protein, giving the protein MSTSKVTYLGSLRTECKHLQSGNTYITDAPTDNHGKGEAFSPTDTVATGLANCMLTMMGIKANDLKVNLEGATATVTKTMASNPRRISKIEVVFHLPEISDQKIRKILEKTAETCPVHYSLHPDIEKKITFHWENA; this is encoded by the coding sequence ATGAGTACATCAAAAGTAACATACCTAGGAAGCTTACGTACAGAATGTAAACACCTACAATCTGGAAATACGTATATTACCGATGCTCCTACCGATAATCACGGTAAAGGTGAAGCTTTTTCACCAACCGATACAGTAGCTACTGGCTTGGCCAACTGTATGCTCACCATGATGGGTATAAAAGCCAATGACCTTAAAGTAAATCTTGAAGGAGCCACTGCTACAGTTACCAAAACAATGGCAAGTAACCCAAGGCGTATTTCAAAAATTGAGGTAGTTTTTCACCTTCCAGAAATTTCAGATCAAAAGATTAGAAAAATTCTTGAAAAGACAGCAGAGACTTGTCCCGTACATTATAGTTTGCACCCAGACATTGAAAAGAAGATTACCTTTCATTGGGAAAATGCGTAA